The Carassius gibelio isolate Cgi1373 ecotype wild population from Czech Republic chromosome B18, carGib1.2-hapl.c, whole genome shotgun sequence sequence CTCCTCCCCAGCCCAGAAACAAAGCTCAGTGATCGCTAGCCAGTCACAACCGTACACATCCACGCAGCTTCCAGGCCTGGTCTCCGTTAGTGCCTCGCACTCTTATATCACATGTCAAAGCCTGTTGAGCAACCTCAGCCAAACACGAGCCTTCTCGTCTAGCTTGCCTGAGAAGCTTCCTTCAATTTACAAGACTTTCCCATCATTTGCTAGTCAATCTGAAGCTGAGACATCTGTGAGCCAGTCTCTTATTTATTCCTCGAGTCAGCCACAGGATTTGCCGCCTGCAGGTAACAGGGAAGGGTATGAGACACAGGTGCAAACTCTTTGCATGGGAAGTCCTTCTCAAAGTTATTCTTCCAGCCACCCTCAGGGCCTGCCAACCATTAGTTTCTATACCCAGGGGCTGGTATCTGCAAGCATACCTTCGCAGAACTATGTGTCAAGTCAATCCCTAACCCCCATCCCTTCCTTCTCACCCAGTCGTGCCAGAAGTTTATCATCCACTAACCCAGGACAGGACTATATCTTAATGCAGTCTCCACCTGGTTTCAAGACAGACAGTGCTCTTTTACAGCAGAAGTACTTGTCATCTGTCCAGTCATCAAGCTCCTCCCCTGCCACTCACACCCAAGCCTTACCAAACAGCCAGCCCTCAGTCGAGTTAAAACCACATCAGCAAGATGAACGAATGTTTCTTTCCTCAAAAGAGGGCTCTGAAGAGCTTCCTCTTGAGGATGTGCAGGCGTTACAGAAAGGCTCTATGTTGACCTCCTCTCAAACCCTTTCAGCCAATGAAGTCGGAGCACAGAGCAGCACAAAAGATGATGTTTATGTAGTTTCGAAAATGGAAGACAGGCACAACACCCAAAGTGTAATTCGTAGTAACTCCAGAACAGAGGAGCAGATCCTTACACATTTGGAAACCTCGAAGGAGCTCACTACCAGTGCCAATACTCCCTCCGACGCCAAGAGTAACCCTTTGTTGATGCACTCCACCCATGCACCCTTGAGTGCTGACCAGCTGAAACAGCATACTCTACTTCTGAAAGGCTCCAGTTCTCAGCAGCAGAACCTTCAGGGTCAGATTATCAGAGTTCAACCAACAGATCCCAGACACCTgtctgaggaccaaacacagttCATTAGAGTTCCCAGTGCCCAATTTCTCCTTGATCCCGCTCACATGATTGTTCTGCAACAGCCTGTACTCACCTCAGGCCAGAATCAGACCAAGCAGACTATGTACATGCAGTCCGTACCAGTCCAGTATCTCCAAATGAACAGCGACACTGTTAATTTGACAGTTAATGGGCGTCAGAACCAGCAAGTTGTCTCTCACCAAGTGCCCAACTCAACAGAGTCCAGTAAACAGGACCCAACACAAAAAGACAACTTCAACCAGTTAAATCCTCATGACGCAAAGCAGAACTTTACTCTCAGTTCTGTATGCTTTCCTGACTCGATGCTGTTGGCAGATGAGAGGAACATCCTGTCAAATGTGGATGACATCCTTGCTGCTACCGCAGCCGCCTGTGGCGTCACACCACAGGACTTTGTCAAATCCACGTCATCTGATGCCAACTTGTCATTGGTAGCCAACCCTGTAGTTTCCAAGTGCAATTTTCAATCAGCTGAGAACAGACTCGATAGTTTCCCATCTCAGCATATGATAATCACTAATTCGCAAGCCATGACTATAATTGGTGCTCAAACGACATACTCCAAAGATGAAACGGAGGGACACCAAGTGTTTACGCTCTCAAACTCTAATAACCAACCTGACATGAGAAACAACTCTGCACAAGAAATATCTGACAAAGTAGCAAACATTAATGAGAAAAATAATGTCTCACCCAAAGGACATTTTGTAAACTCTAGCCATGGCTCTGTTTTGAATGCTAATGGACAAGTTATTAGTAATACAACCTCCTCTGACTTTCATTTGTCTGGCCAGGAGCAAAGTCAGCCAGGAAATCAAAATACTGAAAAGACATCAAATAATATAAGCCAGACGAAGGGATTGAACAGCTTTAAAACCGATGATAATCCAAGTGGACATCCTACAGATGGCCTTCCAAAAAAACGACCCAGATCAAAGGGTTCTTCAAAGCAATCTGTTGAAGATGAAAATGGTCAACCCAAATCTCAGAAGAAAAGCACACAAGTTAAGCGTCAGAATTCACGCACCAGTGAGGCAAGTTCAACTTCCACCTCGGACGTCTCAAATGAAAGCTACCAGCAGCAGGAGAGAATGCGTCAGAAGTTACGAGAGGTTGAAGAAAAACAGCCAGAGGTTAAAACTGGATTCTTGGGCTCCTTCCTGGACTTTCTTAAATCTGGATCCAGACAAAACCTATCATCTCCACCGATACGGTCGCCCAATCGCACTAGAAAGCCTTCAGCCTCCAAGAGACCTCCTAATCCATTACTTATTCCTTTTAAACCTCCCCCTCCTTCAACCCCATTGATATCTCCAGATCCTCAAAGTGTCATTTCTACAAAACGACTTGATGAAGAGCTCCAGAGGAACCTGGAAACACTCCCGTCATTTTCCTCCGATGAAGACGATTCAGTGGGGAAAAACCAAGATCTTCAAAAGAGCATCACCTCTGCACTGTCATCTTTAGACGAGCCCTCAGACAAAAAGCAGAAGTTGGGTATGGAAGCTCCCTTTATGTAGACCTTTTCTTTCATGATTCATTATGAACATGTCTaaatcataacattataatatgTAGAAAAGCTTCAAGAACTGTAAAAACTGGAAAAGGCATGTTGCTTAATATTTGATTTTGTAAATCAATGAAATTTTTGTATTATGATAACCCTAGTTCATCTTCTCCTGTTTCAACATAAAACATCAGGTGACAATACAAAGCAACTTCAGACCTCCAGCACACAGCCTACTGATGCCAAGCCACAGGACCAACAGGCGGTTGTACAGAAGATGTCTGCGGAGGAGTTACTAAAGGATGTGCCTCCAGACAAGCTAGCTGTTCAACTGAACTCAGTTGCTATCGAGGGCCTGATGGATGAGGAGCTGTCAGATAGTGGAGCGGAGGGCATGTACCGGGAGCGTGACGAGTTTGTCGTAAGGAATGAGGATATTGAACGGCTGGAGGTATGCTGGAACTTTTATTAACCTGTTTAAGGCAACATTTCAAgtcaacaacatgcatttttaagCAATTCTGATATGGAACAACCACTTGGATGATCCAGTCTAATTAAATATGCCATCTAGTTACGCTTTTTAGCGTGTATATATGACTAGCACATTgattgtttattagtacttataaagcacatattaatgccttgttCTGCATAACCATATTTTATATGCCTTAATCACACCTTATATGTAAGGGATAACCCCTGACAGGCTGATCCGGAGCGGAGGAGTCTTGTGTCATCCTGAagtaggggtgcacgataaaaaTTGGCCGATaatttatgcgcatctcgtcagtaaagccggttctctaatcagcggtaaattccatccggtacgtgatttcacatagtgcagctgttactacacagagccgttgttaaatCCACGTTTATTATCAGCATTATCggctgacgagatgcgcatgaattatcggccgatatttttCGTGCACCCCTACCCTGAAGGGGGGTATTCTGCAataacaaccggctggatgtacatttATCCCACTTATTAGAtggctacttgccacataagtaaataattagacagaaaatattaatttgagttgaaatatctGAACGAAAGCTTCCACGAAGATAGCAGTTGTGAGCAAGAGGCAAGTTCAAACTAGACGGTAATTTAAGGGGAAACAGTGTAGGCAAACCACGTATTATACATTTCCCCACATACATATTtaaggaaataaaatatttaagataaaaatcttaccagtttgttagttatcttataatccattacagcatACAAAAAAATTGTAGCAAAATGGCAGGGCCTGCATTTGTATGAAACGAGAGCTAGTCCGCGATACCAGGACGACATTATAAATTATTGTacaacatttttaatcaaatattttattagctaaacaaacacatagcttccaccaagaaaaaataGTTCAAGCAAGAGTACAGCGCCAACTGCTGTTACctggatgagcctgtgttattagcTTTTACCGGTTGTTATCCAGGAATAACATACCTCGGAATgtcacgactgaccaatcagaatcaagtattccacagagccgtgtaattACTCAACTTAACATCTATTTACATCTTATTGACTATTAATGAACAGCAAATTAGGCATTTATTGAGGCAAGAGTTGTAGTCAATAGTGAATTGGTCcccaaaataaagtgtgacccataATTCATAAAATGGATTCATGTTGAGTCTCAATTGTTGAAATTACATTATGTGACCATGGATCATGGTAATGTGATCATTTGTGGCTGAGCGGGTATTGACGTTTTTCACCTCCTGTCAGTTATCTGAGACATAGGGCAGActgtcttttattttggatgccatTAATTGCGAATAATCGTTTTACAGCACTGGTTTAAACCTTtgatgtgttgtgtttttgtgtgtagaTCACATTGAAGGCAGGGGTCGAACCTCCAGCCATCTGGAAGGTGCAGAAAGCCCTGCTACAGAAGTTCGTACCGGAGCTCAGGGACAGGAAGCGAGTCTTCTTTGCCACCAACAGTGTAAGTGCCAATACATAACAGT is a genomic window containing:
- the qser1 gene encoding glutamine and serine-rich protein 1 is translated as MMERNYPSPSFTETGSAAAQSAGWAYKPSSSYGSTQLDSELLQRQTFASSHQPTFTTTTHHPTGVFDSNQHSTASSNTTESSVMNFLSGIESRSLQAGPAGSTLLPSFRSPSWQTGANSSTELYLTGALHPSGTFPTPSALTSYQHPSAFPSRSFTTTSASAVQDSTFSSSNGLLSPNDPLLQLKSPQYTVPTALAFGGTSLGAGLPPQSSTYRSAQESAPHLLQPQFSLLSASLGSSQQAPQPYGGPIFSGSIERALQRECSVIKHHQRPSSTQPVQEQLASGDQHSLQGYLHDESDVSYQQDPSPHTPLPCSPVGDPSPLNSTTQQKTASQAALQQTQAYVSSAPSPGFCSSSGVKVKDGSSKIVQHPSENTDTQAQASSPGMQPQSYSSPAQKQSSVIASQSQPYTSTQLPGLVSVSASHSYITCQSLLSNLSQTRAFSSSLPEKLPSIYKTFPSFASQSEAETSVSQSLIYSSSQPQDLPPAGNREGYETQVQTLCMGSPSQSYSSSHPQGLPTISFYTQGLVSASIPSQNYVSSQSLTPIPSFSPSRARSLSSTNPGQDYILMQSPPGFKTDSALLQQKYLSSVQSSSSSPATHTQALPNSQPSVELKPHQQDERMFLSSKEGSEELPLEDVQALQKGSMLTSSQTLSANEVGAQSSTKDDVYVVSKMEDRHNTQSVIRSNSRTEEQILTHLETSKELTTSANTPSDAKSNPLLMHSTHAPLSADQLKQHTLLLKGSSSQQQNLQGQIIRVQPTDPRHLSEDQTQFIRVPSAQFLLDPAHMIVLQQPVLTSGQNQTKQTMYMQSVPVQYLQMNSDTVNLTVNGRQNQQVVSHQVPNSTESSKQDPTQKDNFNQLNPHDAKQNFTLSSVCFPDSMLLADERNILSNVDDILAATAAACGVTPQDFVKSTSSDANLSLVANPVVSKCNFQSAENRLDSFPSQHMIITNSQAMTIIGAQTTYSKDETEGHQVFTLSNSNNQPDMRNNSAQEISDKVANINEKNNVSPKGHFVNSSHGSVLNANGQVISNTTSSDFHLSGQEQSQPGNQNTEKTSNNISQTKGLNSFKTDDNPSGHPTDGLPKKRPRSKGSSKQSVEDENGQPKSQKKSTQVKRQNSRTSEASSTSTSDVSNESYQQQERMRQKLREVEEKQPEVKTGFLGSFLDFLKSGSRQNLSSPPIRSPNRTRKPSASKRPPNPLLIPFKPPPPSTPLISPDPQSVISTKRLDEELQRNLETLPSFSSDEDDSVGKNQDLQKSITSALSSLDEPSDKKQKLGDNTKQLQTSSTQPTDAKPQDQQAVVQKMSAEELLKDVPPDKLAVQLNSVAIEGLMDEELSDSGAEGMYRERDEFVVRNEDIERLEITLKAGVEPPAIWKVQKALLQKFVPELRDRKRVFFATNSYLGYFGDAKSMYRRVHVKFLDTVNKREYVRVCSRKPRCKPMHSVRGSQTKALLAQRFTAASVSDSPTPKTSQQRALSKPRHKQLKAKAEPPPKKRKKWKEEFTTSPSDSSPEAVSEDDEFTPPVPFASRFLNTRTMKETFKSFVELLISLALDADVMNALERENDELLLPHMKRVEGMITDNRRRLLPKLRMGQIFKNALDSFPELSVVTELKTDCETPVFKVRLSGRAYNRKTMKPSKSPCKLPLEYTVDQQKTKWFSLYHSLQHYKYHTYLMCMEEIRLLKSRGKDLGQEETVQTCMGNRTWVEGLFDRFGELLTQVQQACL